In one window of Juglans regia cultivar Chandler chromosome 3, Walnut 2.0, whole genome shotgun sequence DNA:
- the LOC109011168 gene encoding zinc finger protein JACKDAW-like: MMSGDSFSLPSAIGAFAQEQTTNPNPKPDPNNPAVKKKRNLPGTPDPDAEVIALSPKTLMATNRFICEICNKGFQRDQNLQLHRRGHNLPWKLKQRTNKEVRKKVYICPVKACVHHDPLRALGDLTGIKKHYSRKHGEKKWKCEKCSKKYAVQSDWKAHSKTCGTREYKCDCGTLFSRKDSFITHRAFCDALADESARFTSLSATNLNFRNDSLNETVVDPQRGLPHGLSVRGVQDGGGMAPFFPGFRPDFNSMAIGSSLGMDHQTPRLSLWLNQANSQFNPNEMVANPHLYASSSNSTGFPEIVQATSANLFGSSSMANFGNFSQFQGTFDKSVPSSANATLSLTAPPQEMKEEGGNKGDLVETLSPLYSDSLNKQSKPASPLSATALLQKAAQMGSTRSNPSLFCSSFGVMSSSSSSTTSFNTLNQNRNELHQVFQNAKQPENFTETGTVPMADGILGSSSNSISLTSPSNSFEHLMMQSTSSGIQNEAVPLKNHRGSKGIDQNSLTRDFLGMGAGRESQRPFLAQELAKFASLGSAMGLSQFTGNR; this comes from the exons ATGATGTCTGGTGACTCTTTTTCATTACCCTCTGCAATCGGAGCGTTTGCTCAAGAACAAACcacaaaccctaaccctaaaccCGATCCTAATAATCCAGCTGtcaagaagaagagaaatctACCAGGAACACCTG ATCCAGATGCCGAGGTTATTGCTCTTTCACCGAAGACTCTCATGGCAACGAATAGATTCATCTGCGAAATATGCAATAAAGGCTTCCAGAGGGATCAGAATCTACAACTTCACCGAAGGGGTCACAACCTTCCATGGAAGCTCAAGCAAAGGACCAACAAAGAGGTCCGGAAGAAGGTTTATATTTGTCCGGTAAAGGCCTGCGTCCACCACGATCCTTTGAGAGCTCTCGGGGACCTCACCGGCATAAAGAAACATTACAGCAGGAAACATGGcgaaaaaaaatggaagtgtGAGAAGTGTTCAAAGAAATACGCAGTTCAATCAGACTGGAAAGCTCATTCGAAGACCTGTGGAACTAGGGAGTACAAGTGCGACTGTGGAACCCTTTTTTCCAG GAAGGATAGCTTCATCACCCACAGAGCATTTTGTGATGCCTTAGCTGATGAGAGTGCAAGGTTTACTTCACTTTCTGCAACCAATTTGAATTTCAGAAATGATTCACTGAATGAGACTGTGGTAGATCCTCAACGAGGTTTGCCTCATGGATTGTCGGTCCGTGGAGTTCAAGATGGTGGTGGAATGGCCCCCTTTTTCCCGGGGTTTCGACCAGATTTCAACAGCATGGCCATTGGCAGCTCTCTTGGCATGGATCATCAGACGCCCAGATTATCACTTTGGCTTAACCAGGCAAATTCTCAGTTTAATCCTAATGAAATGGTGGCTAATCCTCATCTATACGCATCCTCAAGTAATTCTACTGGTTTCCCTGAAATAGTGCAAGCGACGTCGGCCAATCTCTTTGGTTCATCTTCAATGGCAAACTTCGGAAACTTCAGTCAGTTTCAAGGGACGTTTGACAAGAGTGTTCCGAGTTCAGCGAACGCAACTCTCTCTTTAACAGCACCACctcaagaaatgaaagaggaGGGAGGGAACAAAGGAGATTTGGTGGAAACCCTATCCCCACTTTACTCAGATAGCCTAAATAAACAATCAAAGCCGGCTTCACCCTTGTCCGCCACTGCACTTTTGCAGAAGGCAGCGCAGATGGGTTCTACAAGAAGCAACCCATCACTCTTTTGCAGCAGCTTTGGAGTTATGAGTTCCTCTTCTTCCAGCACAACGAGCTTCAATACTCTCAACCAAAACAGAAACGAGCTGCACCAGGTCTTTCAAAATGCAAAGCAGCCAGAGAATTTCACAGAAACTGGTACTGTGCCAATGGCTGATGGAATACTGGGCAGTAGTTCAAATTCGATATCGTTAACAAGTCCATCAAACAGTTTTGAACATCTCATGATGCAAAGTACCAGTAGTGGAATACAAAATGAGGCAGTTCCATTAAAGAATCATCGAGGCTCCAAAGGTATTGATCAAAACAGTCTAACTAGAGACTTTCTCGGCATGGGAGCAGGGAGAGAATCTCAACGGCCCTTCTTAGCACAGGAGCTAGCAAAGTTTGCTTCATTGGGCTCAGCTATGGGTCTGAGCCAATTCACTGGCAACCGCTGA